A single Fusarium oxysporum Fo47 chromosome IV, complete sequence DNA region contains:
- a CDS encoding FAD binding domain-containing protein, whose product MAPRVIVVGGGLSGLSAAHTIYLAGGNVVVLDKQGFFGGNSTKATSGINGALTRTQVESGIPDSVKQFYDDTLKSARDKARPDLIKVLTYKSAAAVEWLQDEFNLDLTLVSRLGGHSQPRTHRGHDAKFPGMAITYALMQRLEELAESEPGRVEIIKKARVTELNKEGNKVTGVKYEYNGEIVSIDGPVVLATGGYAADFSDSSLLKKHRPDTYGLATTNGTHATGDGQKMVMAIGGNGIDMDKVQVHPTGLVDPKDPGSKWKFLAAEALRGEGGLLLNADGDRFCDELGHRDYVSGMMWEEKKKNKFPIRLVLNSKASKVLDFHTRHYSGRGLMKKMTGKELAKEIGCTPEHLQKTFSTYNDIADGKQKDPWGKKFFHNLPVNVDDDFHVAVMEPVLHFTMGGIEINDKAQVLNQEKQPFEGLYACGELAGGVHGANRLGGSSLLGCVVYGRVAGDTASNYLFQNALKGGAGSAAERVGQISLHLDPSVPNQVTVSWGAPGAAPSGSGAPSKVDEQATASAGPNPTKDDGAKAAKPNDPKAFKVPEKEFTMEEIAKHNTKDNVWVVVKGVVMDLSNWLEEHPGGVQAILNFMGRDATEEFEMLHDDEVIPKYAPQQVIGRVKGQEVTLEP is encoded by the exons ATGGCTCCTAGAGTGATTGTCGTTGGCGGTGGCC TCTCTGGTCTGTCTGCTGCGCACACCATTTACTTGGCTGGCGGCAACGTTGTTGTCCTCGACAAGCAGG GCTTCTTCGGTGGAAACTCTACCAAGGCTACTTCCGGCATCAACGGTGCTCTCACAAGGACACAGGTTGAGTCTGGCATTCCCGACAGCGTCAAGCAGTTCTACGATGATACTCTCAAGTCTGCCCGTGACAAGGCTAGACCCGACCTTATCAAGGTTCTTACCTACAAGtccgctgctgctgtcgaGTGGCTTCAGGATGAGTTCAACCTCGATCTCACCCTCGTCTCTCGTCTCGG TGGTCACTCCCAGCCCCGAACCCACCGAGGCCACGATGCCAAGTTCCCTGGTATGGCCATCACATACGCCCTGATGCAGCgccttgaggagcttgccGAGAGCGAACCCGGCCGtgtcgagatcatcaagaaggcCCGCGTCACCGAGCTTAACAAGGAGGGTAACAAGGTCACTGGTGTCAAGTACGAGTACAACGGTGAGATCGTCTCCATTGACGGTCCCGTTGTCCTCGCTACTGGTGGCTACGCCGCTGATTTCTCCGACTCTTCCCTGCTCAAGAAGCACCGACCTGATACCTATGGCCTTGCCACCACAAACGGCACACACGCTACTGGTGACGGTCAGAAGATGGTTATGGCCATTGGCGGTAACGGCATTGACATGGACAAGGTCCAGGTCCACCCCACAGGCCTCGTCGACCCCAAGGACCCCGGCTCCAAGTGGAAGTTccttgctgctgaggctctCCGTGGTGAGGGtggtctcctcctcaacgCCGATGGTGACCGATTCTGTGATGAGCTCGGTCACCGTGACTACGTCTCCGGCATGATgtgggaggagaagaagaagaacaagttCCCCATTCGCCTTGTTCTCAACTCCAAGGCCTCCAAGGTTCTTGACTTCCACACCCGCCACTACTCTGGCCGTGGTctcatgaagaagatgaccgGTAAGGAGCTCGCCAAGGAGATTGGCTGCACTCCTGAGCATCTCCAGAAGACCTTCTCTACCTACAACGACATTGCCGATGGCAAGCAGAAGGACCCCTGGGGCAAGAAGTTCTTTCACAACTTGCCCGTCAACGTTGACGATGACTTCCACGTCGCCGTCATGGAGCCCGTTCTCCACTTCACCATGGGTGGTATTGAGATCAACGACAAGGCCCAGGTCCTCAACCAGGAGAAGCAGCCCTTCGAGGGTCTCTACGCCTGTGGTGAGTTGGCTGGTGGTGTTCACGGCGCCAACCGTCTTGGTggttcttctcttctcggCTGTGTTGTCTACGGTCGTGTTGCTGGTGACACTGCCAGCAACTACCTCTTCCAGAACGCTCTCAAGGGCGGTGCCGGCAGCGCTGCTGAGCGTGTTGGTCAGATCTCTCTGCACCTTGACCCCTCAGTGCCCAACCAGGTAACTGTCTCTTGGGGTGCTCCCGGCGCCGCTCCCTCAGGCTCTGGTGCTCCTTCAAAGGTTGACGAGCAGGCCACAGCCTCTGCTGGCCCCAACCCTACCAAGGACGACGGTGCCAAGGCTGCTAAGCCCAACGACCCCAAGGCCTTCAAGGTCCCTGAGAAGGAGTTCACCATGGAGGAGATCGCCAAGCACAACACCAAGGACAACGTCTGGGTCGTCGTTAAGGGTGTCGTCATGGACCTCAGCAACTGGCTCGAGGAGCACCCTGGTGGCGTACAGGCCATCCTGAACTTCATGGGCCGCGACGCGACTGAGGAGTTCGAGATGCTGCACGACGACGAGGTCATTCCCAAGTACGCGCCTCAGCAGGTCATTGGCCGCGTCAAGGGCCAGGAGGTTACTCTTGAGCCTTAG